The genomic DNA TTAAAGACTTAGGCTTATTAATAGTAGACGAAGAACAAAAGTTTGGAGTTGCCGTAAAAGAAAAACTAAAAACACTAAAAGATAATGTTGATGTTTTAACTCTAACTGCTACACCTATACCAAGAACGCTTCAGTTTAGCTTAATGGCAGCAAGAGATTTATCGGTTATAACAACACCACCACCAAACCGTTTTCCTATAGAGAGTAATGTTATTCGTTTTAACGAAGAAACCATTCGCGATGCTGTAAGTTATGAGATACAACGTGGCGGACAAATATTTTTTATTCATAATCGTATAGAAAACATTAAAGAAGTTGCTGGAATGTTACAGCGTTTAGTACCAGATGCTAAAATTGGAATTGGTCATGGCCAACTAGATGGCAAAAAACTAGAAGAGCTTATGCTTGCTTTTATTAATGGTGATTTTGATGTTTTAGTAAGTACTACAATAATAGAAAGTGGTTTAGATGTACCTAATGCAAACACCATATTTATAAATAATGCCAATAATTTTGGGTTAAGTGATTTGCACCAAATGCGTGGTCGCGTTGGTAGGAGTAATAAAAAAGCCTTTTGTTACTTTATAACGCCAGGCTATGATGCTATGACTCCAGATGCCAGAAAACGTATTCAAGCATTAGAGCAATTTACAGCCTTAGGTAGCGGCTTTAATATAGCAATGAAAGATCTAGAAATTCGTGGTGCTGGAGATTTATTAGGCGGCGAACAAAGTGGTTTTATTAACGAAATTGGTTTTGATACTTACCAAAAAATATTAAACGAAGCTATAGAAGAACTTAAAGAAACAGAATTTAAAGACCTTTATAGCGAAGATATAAACGATAAAGAATACGTAAAAGATATTACCATAGATACAGATTTCGAACTACTGTTTCCAGACGATTATATTAATAATATTAGTGAAAGGTTAAACCTGTATACTCAATTAAACAATTTTAAAACCGAAGAAGAATTAGAAAAATTCGAAATAGATTTAATAGACCGTTTTGGAGAATTACCAACACAAGTTGTAGACTTACTAAATAGTGTTAGGCTAAAATGGTTAGCAACAAAATTAGGTTTAGAAAAAGTAATCATGAAAAAAGGAAAATTAGTTGGCTATTTTATTAACGACCAACAAAGTAGCTTCTACCAAAGTGGTAATTTTACTAAACTATTAAAATACATTCAACAAAATCCAATGGCAGGTAAAATGAAAGAAAAACAAACCAGAAATGGTTTACGATTATTACTTACCTTTGATAATATTAAAACTGTAGATCAAGCCTTAAAGGCTTTAAAACCAATTTTGGCTTAGTTTTTGTCTTAATAAAATAAACTAAAAAAATGACTAAAAAAATTCTTTTTGTACTCGCTTTTTTACCTGTTATGTTGTTTGCACAACATAGTGTAAAAGGAACCTTTTCTCCTGCAGAACAGTTTAAATTTGCCTTTTTATATCGTGTTACCGCACAAACTTCTCTATTTGTAGGTAATGCAGATGTTGATGAAAAAGGAAACTTTGAAATTAAATTAGACTCTACAGCTGTACCAGGAACCTATAGGTTGGTTTACGCACAACCACAAGAAGAATACAACTTCGATTTTATTGTTAACAATAAAGAAGATGTTGTTTTAACATTCGATTTAGAGCAAGGTGTGAGTTTTATAGAATCTGCCGAAAATAAAATGTATACTTCATACAATAAAAGTATGGCTTTAGTAAACCAAAGTATACGAAAGTATTATGGCTCTGGAAAAAAAGATGAAAAAGGATATATGGAAATTTTTAAAATCCTTGAGCGTACACAAAATGAATTTGAAACAGCATCAAAAGGTATGATTGCTAATACTTTTATTAAAGCTTGCCACCCATACATTCCAACACAAGTGGAAGATGTTGCAACCTTTTCTAAAGGAGTAAAAAACAACTACTTTAAACATATAGATTTTAGTAATAAGTCACTTCAAAACTCTGGTTTTTTAATAGACAATACTATTAATTACGTTTTAGGGTTTGTAGATAGAAATAATCCTGATAAATCTTACATAGAGAATGTAGATACAGTAGTAAATGCTATTGGTAATAATCCAGAAATAAAGAAAATTTTATTAGAAATACTTTGGAGTCAATTTGCTAGTGAAAACAATGAAGTTGTTGCAAATAAAATATCAGACAAGTATTTAATGTCTATAGCAAAAGCAAGTAAAGACTTCGAGTTAACACAAACACTTACCTATTTTAAAAACGCTTCAATAGGTAATATAGCACCAGATTTTAATTTAAAAATTAAAGACAACAAAACTAATAAAACTGTAAGCTCTAAATTAAGTGCTTTAGATTCTTCAAACAACTATTTAATATTCTTTTGGAGCACAACATGCTCTCATTGTCTTGATGAAATTCCTAAGTTAAAAGAATACATAGCTAAACAAAATAAAGAAGATATTAAAGTAATTGCTATCGCATTAGATAATGATGAGTACCGCTGGAAAGAAATGACTTTTGAATATCCAGATTTTATTCACGTATTTGGAGAAGGTAAATGGGATAATGAAATAGGGAACCAGTATAATGTAACAAGCACGCCTTCATATTATATATTAGATAAAGACAAAAAAATAGTTTCTAAACCAGAAGATATAGATGGGTTTAAAACAAATTTTAATACCATTAAGTCTAAAACAAAAAAATAAACATTTTAATTAAAATGTTAGTAATACAAAAAGCGAAGTACATACTTCGCTTTTTATGTTTTTAAAAGTGATAAAAAGCATTTTCAAGATGCTCAATAACAAAACGCTTATTTTCCTTAACAATAGCTATAATATCAAAACGAACCTCTACATCCAATGCGTTTTCAATAACATATTCATTAACTGCTTTTACTAAACGTTGTATTTGTTTTGGTTTTACAAAATCTTGTGGATTTCCAAAATTTGTAGTCGACCGTGTTTTAACCTCTATAATTGCTAAAGTATCTTCTATTCTGGCAATAATATCAACCTCGGCTTTATCAAAACGGTAATTGCGTTCTACAATTTCATAGTCCTTTTTTAATAAAAAATCTACGGCTAATTGCTCTCCTTTTTTGCCAAGCTCGTTGTGTTTTGCCATCGATAAGTAATCTGTTTTAGTATGCTGTTAGCAGTTATTTTTCATTACTAAAAATTATTTTTCAAAAGTAATTGTAGATTGAGAACTATTAACGTCTAGTTGTATTGTTCTTCCTAAAATCATAGCTCTGTTATCATCTTCATGACCAGCAGGCATGTTAAACGCAATTGGAAAATTATAATCTTCTAAAGCATCAATAATTAATTGCTCTACACTACTTCCCCAAAGTGTTGTGTTTTTTCTCATTCTACTCATATCTCCAACAATAACACCTTTGCAATTATCAAAATAACCAGCACGTTTCATACTTTGTAACATACGGTCTATATGGTATTTGTACTCACCTATTTCTTCAATAAATAATATTTTTCCATCCACATCAATACTAGTATTAGAACCTAACATAGTATGTAAAATAGTTAAATTCCCACCAACAAGTTGTCCTTTGGCACTACCTGTTCTATTATATTTTGATCCTGTTAAAGTATAAGCTAAAGGTTGTCCAAAAATTGCAGATTTAAAAGTTTCGATGCTTTTTTCAATTTTACTTAAATCATTAGGTAAACTCACACACATTATACCGTGAATTGTTTCTACTCCTATAGTATGTAATTGGTTATGTAAAGCTGTAATATCACTATATCCAATAATCCATTTAGGTTGTTTTAAAAATTTAGAATAATCAAGTTTATCTAAAATTCTAACCGTACCATAACCGCCACGTGCACTCCAAATCGCTTTTATACTTTTATCGTCTAATGCTTTCTGGAAATCTTCACAACGTTCTGCATCTGTTCCTGCAAAATGATTGTCTTTTTTAAAAACATTATCACCAACGATAACATTTAAATTCCAGCTTTCTAGTAATTTTTTAGCGCGGGCAACTTCATCATTTCTATTTTTTAAAATTCCTGAAGGCGCAACAATAGCAACAGTATCGCCAGCTTTTAAATAAGGTGGTTGTATCAATTTGTTTTCATTTTTACTTTGTGCAGTTAAACTGGTATTTCCAAATAGAAAAATAGCACTACACAAAATCAATATTATTCTAATTTTCGACATATTGTAAATGTACATTTTTTTTCTAAATGGCTATCAAAATGTGTACTTTTACGGCTTCAAAAGAAAAGATGATGTCAAAAAGATATACAATTACCGCAGCATTACCATATACTAATGGTCCAATACATATTGGACATTTAGCAGGTGTGTATGTACCGGCAGATATTTATGCAAGATATAAGCGTTTAACTGGTAACGATGTTGCTTTTATTTGTGGAAGTGATGAACATGGTGTGCCAATTACTATTAAAGCAAAAAAAGAAGGCGTTACACCACAGCAAATTGTAGATAGATATCATAAAATAATTAAAGATTCTTTTGAAGATTTTGGTATTACTTTCGATAATTACTCTAGAACGTCTGCCAAAATTCATCACGATACAGCTTCAGAGTTTTTTAAAACATTATACGATAAAAATGAGTTTGTTGAAGAAGTATCTGAACAATTATACGATGCAGAAGCTAACCAGTTTTTAGCCGATAGGTTTGTTATTGGTACTTGCCCAAAATGTGGCAATGAAGAAAGTTATGGTGATCAATGTGAAAAGTGTGGAACCAGCCATAATGCTACAGATTTAATAAATCCTAAATCTGCAATTACAGGAAATGTTCCTACTTTAAAAGAAACAAAACACTGGTTTTTACCATTAAACAAACATGAGCAATTTTTAAAAGACTGGATTCTTGAAGGTCATAAAAAAGATTGGAAACCTAATGTATACGGTCAAGTTAAATCTTGGATAGACGATGGTTTAAGACCAAGAGCAGTAACACGTGACCTTGATTGGGGAATTCCTGTACCTGTTCCTGGTGGCGAAGGCAAAGTACTTTATGTTTGGTTTGATGCGCCAATTGGTTATATATCTGCAACTAAAGAATGGGCTGCAAGAGAAGGCAAAGATTGGGAACCGTACTGGAAAGATGAAGACACTAAATTAGTACACTTTATTGGTAAAGATAATATTGTATTTCATTGTATAATTTTTCCTGCTATGCTAAAAGCAGAAGGATCTTACATATTACCAGATAATGTACCTGCTAATGAGTTTTTAAATTTAGAAGGCAATAAATTATCAACATCTAAAAATTGGGCTGTTTGGTTACCAGAATATTTACAAGACTTCCCAAACAAACAAGATGTTTTGCGTTATGCTTTAACAGCAAATGCACCAGAAACAAAAGATAACGATTTTACTTGGAAAGATTTTCAAGCAAGAAACAACAACGAGTTAGTTGCCATATTTGGAAACTTTATAAATCGTGTAGTTGTTTTAACTAATAAATATTATAACGGTATAGTACCAAAACCAGGAGAATATTCTAGTGTAGACCAAGAAACTCTAGCTGCAATAAACGCATACCCAAGTGTAATAGAGAGTTCTTTAGAACGCTACCGTTTTAGAGAAGCATCTCAAGAGTTAATGAATTTAGCAAGACTTGGAAATAAATATTTAGCAGACGAAGAACCATGGAAATTAATTAAAACAGATGGAGAGAGAACAAAAACAATAATGTTTGTAGCGCTACAAATAGCATCAGCTTTAGCAATATTAAGCGAACCGTTTTTACCATTTACCTCTGCAAAATTAAAATCTATTTTAGCATTTAATAACCTTGCCGAAGCACAAAACTGGACTGATGTTTCATCAAATGAAATTTTACTTCCAACAGATCATCAAATAGGAAAAGGAGAACTTTTATTCTCTAAAATTGAAGACAAAGAAATACAGACACAATTAGATAAATTAGAAGCTAGTAAAAAAGCTAATGAGGCTGCAAATAAAGTTGTAGAACCACAAAAAGACACCATTACTTATGATGATTTTACAAAGTTAGACATGCGTGTTGGCACTATTTTAGAAGCAGAAAAAATGCCAAAAGCAAAAAAACTACTTGTTTTAAAAGTAGATACTGGCATTGATGTAAGAACAATTGTTTCTGGTATTGCAGAAAGTTTTACTGCCGAAGAAGTTGTTGGTAAAAAAGTAACAGTATTAGTAAATCTTGCACCAAGAGCATTACGTGGTGTAGAAAGCGAAGGCATGATTTTAATGACAGAAACTCCCGAAGGAAAACTAGTGTTTGTGAATCCAGACCAAGCAGAAGTAATTAATGGCCTAACTATTAACTAGATAATCAATTTAATTTTTAAAACTAACCAAGCTTATTTATGAAAAAACTATTAACTCTATCATTCTTTCTATGTTCAACAATTTTATTTTCTCAAATGAAATATAAAAAAGGACATATTATTAAAAAAAATGGTGAAAAAACAAATGTGTTAATTAAATACCAAAATAAAGATCATGTTCCAGATTTTTTTAACTATAAAATTTCTAAAAGTGATGCAAAACAAGAAATATCGATAAAAGAGATTAAAGAAATTGAAATCTATAATATAGCTAAATATAGAACCATAACAGCAGACGTAGACATTTCAGGCACTAAAGAAATAAAATTAGCTCCAAAAGATTTTTTTGCAGAAATTATTGTGGAAGGTAAAGCCAATCTATACTATTTTAAAAATAAAACAGAAACACATTTTATATATAGTGTAGACAACAAACCTAATAAAGAATTGATAAAAAAATCATTTAAAAAAGGTGAGTTAACAGGATTTAATAACGATTATATAAAAAAATTAGTTGTTGATGTTAATTGTAATAATATGGATATTCAATCTGTAAAATTAAAAAAAGAAGATTTAAAAAATCACTTTATTAATTACAATGAATGTAATAACCAACCTTCTAAATACATAGAAAAAGAACAAAAAACGAAGTTTAATGTTAATATTATAGGAGGAATAAATAATTCTAGTCTTGAATTAGATTTCTCAAATTATAACAGCCCAACAGTGGACAACTACTTTGATTATGGATCTAAAACAACTTTAACTTTTGGAGCTGAAATTGAAGTAATATTTCCCATAAACAACTATAAATATTCGTTTATTTCTGGGTTATATTATAGAAGCTTTGAGGGAGAAACTTTAAACAGTCAAACTTCAGATCCAACATCTATTAAATATAATAGTATTGAAATTGCAGTTGGAGCTAGACATTACATGTATTTAAACCAAAATTCAAAACTTTTTATAGACGCAAGTGGCTATGTGAATTTAGTAAATGATAATAATATAACTCTTAAAGCTACAGGTACTCAGGTAGACATTAACTCAGATTTTAAAACGCCTCTTCGTTTAGGTTTAGGATTGGGCTATAAATATAAAAAATATGGTATAGCTTTTAAATGGTTTGCACCTCACAATATTACAAACAATTATAATGTGTTAACTACTTCTTTTAAAAACACCTCTCTAATTTTATCTTATAATATATTGTAGAAAAAACAATTAACAAATCACCAAAAACAATGGCGTGATTATTGATAAAATTACGACTTAGACCAATAAAACATTCGAATATGATAAAAAAACTAAAATTTTTCCTAATCGTCACTTTTCTTTTTTTATCATATTCGAATATAATATATGCTCAAAAACCTAATGATAGCCTATTTAAAGCTTTCGCTTCATACTCTAAAATTTCAAGAGAAATTACCTTTGCTCATTTAAATAAATCAACTTATATAAAAGGTGAAACAATGGGTTTTACTTCGTACGTTTTAGATAAGAAATCTAAAAAACCTTCATTACTTACTACTAATTTATATTGTATAATTGAAGACTCTAATAAAACTATTGTAAAAAGTAAACTTATTAAAATCACTAATGGTGTTGCCAACGCAAATTTTAATATAGATACTACATTTACCTCGGGAGATTATGTGTTTAAAGCCTATACAAACTGGCAAAAAAATTTTAATGAACAAAATTTTTACACGCAACCTTTTAAAGTATTAAATATAGACAAGGAAAACAATAATAACAACACAGATATTGCAAAGCATAGCATAGATGCCCAATTTTTACCCGAAAGTGGTCATGCAATATATGATGTAGAAAATACTTTTGGAGTAATCACTAAAAATAAATATGGAAATAGTATTGCAAACGTTTCAGGAAAAGTTTTAGATTCTGAAAATAACATTATTATAAGTTTCAAAACAAATCATTTAGGCATTGGCCGTTTTTCTTTTACGCCATCATCTGATAAAAAATACAATGTAGAATTAAATATAGATGAAAAAAAATATCTTTTTAAACTAAATAATATTGAAAAAAAAGGAGTCACTCTAAATTTAAAAAGAACAAACAGTAAAGTTATTATAAGCTTAAAAACAAACAAAAAAACTCAAAGAGATATTAAAAATGAAGCCTATAGATTAACAATACACAACGGTGATAAATTAGAAATAATTGAAATTGATTTTCGAAATAAAACTGAAATAACTTCTTTAATAAACTTAAGCAAGCTAAATACGGGTATAAATGTTTTTACACTTTTTAACTCTGAAAACAAGCCAATTCTTGAACGTTTATTTTTCAATTATAATGGAATTAACACACTAAACAAAGTTACAAGCAGTTTTTCTAAGTTAGCAGATTCTACTATAATAAATTTAAAATTTGATGCATCTAATTACAACAATTTAAGTATTTCTGTTTTACCTGAAAATACAAGATCTTATAATCATCATCATAATATTTTATCTTATACTTTTTTACAACCTTATATAAATAGTTACATAGAGAATGCTAAATATTATTTTACAGATATTTCTTCAAAAAAAATGCAGAGTTTAGATAATTTACTAATTACACAAGGTTGGAGTAGTTACAATTGGTTTAACATATTTAATAACCCACCAAAAGTTAATTACGTATTTGAGAAAGGAATTTACTTTAAAGCTAATATTAACAACTCTAAATCTAATAAATTTATAATGTATCCCACTCAAAATAATAAATCTATGGTTTTTGACACTTCCATAGGAGATAGTAAATTTGAACTTAGAGATTTTTACCCAATTAATAATGAAAAATTAAATATTGCAGAATTTAATAAAAAAGGAGATTTAAAAAAACCTGGATTGTATATTCAATTCTACCCTTCAAAAATTTCTAGCATAAAAAATAAAATAGAAGTTTTAAAAATTAATTCTAATTTTAAAAATATTAATACAGTAAATAATGTTTTTTTAAGTTCAAATCTTGATAAAACTCAGAAATTAGATGAAGTGTATATTGAATCTAAAAAAAAGGAAAAAAGATTAGAAAAATTAAGACGCTCTTCTTGGGGTAAAATTGATATTTGGAATGATAATATGAGAGAAAGGACTCCAAATTTAATGGCATATTTTAGTTCTTACTTCGCTACTGGTATAGATTCAAAAGGCAACCCATATATTATAAACAGAAATGCTAATAGTCTTACAGGCAGAACAAATCCTTTAGTTTTTTTAAATGATTTACCGTTATTAGATCTAGCCCGAATATCTTCTATACCTATGACTACTATAGATTATATAGAAATCAATAAAAGTGGAATTGGAGAAGGCATTAGAGGTGGAGCTGGAGTAATTAAGATATATACGAACGATAATTTAATGGTATCTAATAACTCAAAAGGAAAAAATTATAAATCTTATAAAATACCTTTAACTTTTAGTGAAGATAAAAAATTTTACAAACCGGTATATACTTCCTATACTAGTGATTTTTTTAAATATTATGGCGTTATAGATTGGATATCTAATTTAAAAATAAACAATAACGGTATAGCTTCATTTAAAATTGAAAACCCAAAAATAAAAAGTATAAAACTATTTATTGAGGGTATGACAAATGATGGAGATTTTATATCTACAACAAAAGTAGTTAACCTAAATTAATATTACTTTTACTCACATACACACTTCGTTAAACATTTGCTAATTGAGTTTTTTTTAATAATGTTTCATAAT from Lacinutrix sp. 5H-3-7-4 includes the following:
- a CDS encoding LD-carboxypeptidase, encoding MSKIRIILILCSAIFLFGNTSLTAQSKNENKLIQPPYLKAGDTVAIVAPSGILKNRNDEVARAKKLLESWNLNVIVGDNVFKKDNHFAGTDAERCEDFQKALDDKSIKAIWSARGGYGTVRILDKLDYSKFLKQPKWIIGYSDITALHNQLHTIGVETIHGIMCVSLPNDLSKIEKSIETFKSAIFGQPLAYTLTGSKYNRTGSAKGQLVGGNLTILHTMLGSNTSIDVDGKILFIEEIGEYKYHIDRMLQSMKRAGYFDNCKGVIVGDMSRMRKNTTLWGSSVEQLIIDALEDYNFPIAFNMPAGHEDDNRAMILGRTIQLDVNSSQSTITFEK
- a CDS encoding YraN family protein produces the protein MAKHNELGKKGEQLAVDFLLKKDYEIVERNYRFDKAEVDIIARIEDTLAIIEVKTRSTTNFGNPQDFVKPKQIQRLVKAVNEYVIENALDVEVRFDIIAIVKENKRFVIEHLENAFYHF
- a CDS encoding TlpA disulfide reductase family protein, which produces MTKKILFVLAFLPVMLFAQHSVKGTFSPAEQFKFAFLYRVTAQTSLFVGNADVDEKGNFEIKLDSTAVPGTYRLVYAQPQEEYNFDFIVNNKEDVVLTFDLEQGVSFIESAENKMYTSYNKSMALVNQSIRKYYGSGKKDEKGYMEIFKILERTQNEFETASKGMIANTFIKACHPYIPTQVEDVATFSKGVKNNYFKHIDFSNKSLQNSGFLIDNTINYVLGFVDRNNPDKSYIENVDTVVNAIGNNPEIKKILLEILWSQFASENNEVVANKISDKYLMSIAKASKDFELTQTLTYFKNASIGNIAPDFNLKIKDNKTNKTVSSKLSALDSSNNYLIFFWSTTCSHCLDEIPKLKEYIAKQNKEDIKVIAIALDNDEYRWKEMTFEYPDFIHVFGEGKWDNEIGNQYNVTSTPSYYILDKDKKIVSKPEDIDGFKTNFNTIKSKTKK
- a CDS encoding outer membrane beta-barrel protein → MKKLLTLSFFLCSTILFSQMKYKKGHIIKKNGEKTNVLIKYQNKDHVPDFFNYKISKSDAKQEISIKEIKEIEIYNIAKYRTITADVDISGTKEIKLAPKDFFAEIIVEGKANLYYFKNKTETHFIYSVDNKPNKELIKKSFKKGELTGFNNDYIKKLVVDVNCNNMDIQSVKLKKEDLKNHFINYNECNNQPSKYIEKEQKTKFNVNIIGGINNSSLELDFSNYNSPTVDNYFDYGSKTTLTFGAEIEVIFPINNYKYSFISGLYYRSFEGETLNSQTSDPTSIKYNSIEIAVGARHYMYLNQNSKLFIDASGYVNLVNDNNITLKATGTQVDINSDFKTPLRLGLGLGYKYKKYGIAFKWFAPHNITNNYNVLTTSFKNTSLILSYNIL
- the metG gene encoding methionine--tRNA ligase — its product is MCTFTASKEKMMSKRYTITAALPYTNGPIHIGHLAGVYVPADIYARYKRLTGNDVAFICGSDEHGVPITIKAKKEGVTPQQIVDRYHKIIKDSFEDFGITFDNYSRTSAKIHHDTASEFFKTLYDKNEFVEEVSEQLYDAEANQFLADRFVIGTCPKCGNEESYGDQCEKCGTSHNATDLINPKSAITGNVPTLKETKHWFLPLNKHEQFLKDWILEGHKKDWKPNVYGQVKSWIDDGLRPRAVTRDLDWGIPVPVPGGEGKVLYVWFDAPIGYISATKEWAAREGKDWEPYWKDEDTKLVHFIGKDNIVFHCIIFPAMLKAEGSYILPDNVPANEFLNLEGNKLSTSKNWAVWLPEYLQDFPNKQDVLRYALTANAPETKDNDFTWKDFQARNNNELVAIFGNFINRVVVLTNKYYNGIVPKPGEYSSVDQETLAAINAYPSVIESSLERYRFREASQELMNLARLGNKYLADEEPWKLIKTDGERTKTIMFVALQIASALAILSEPFLPFTSAKLKSILAFNNLAEAQNWTDVSSNEILLPTDHQIGKGELLFSKIEDKEIQTQLDKLEASKKANEAANKVVEPQKDTITYDDFTKLDMRVGTILEAEKMPKAKKLLVLKVDTGIDVRTIVSGIAESFTAEEVVGKKVTVLVNLAPRALRGVESEGMILMTETPEGKLVFVNPDQAEVINGLTIN